A part of Streptomyces sp. NBC_01497 genomic DNA contains:
- a CDS encoding sensor histidine kinase, with amino-acid sequence MVGMGKMIRESLRAVGRGLLVCFASLVGSITLFVVAVLSIAFIPLGVGLFTTPAILAAVRRHANRRRAWAVEWTGLRIPDPYGPFPPAAGGGFAGRLKRTWLLMRDPGTWRDLRWLLVDMTAGCLSAFVAPVLLGYGLQGFVLLGGLWRVFRHDPYWYGFLPVSTPVSALCAAALGTVLLALMVRYAPAVLRGHFVLTRSMLDPGRDAALTRRVERLTETRHDAVDASASELRRIERDLHDGAQARLVAVGMDLGTIEALIEKDPAKARELIGQARRSSADALTELRDLVRGIHPPVLAERGLGDAVRALALRMPVGTEVTVDLPGRAQAPVESAAYFTVSEALANAAKYSGADRIWIDISHSGGMLRASVTDNGQGGATIGKGSGLGGLERRLGTFDGVLAVSSPAGGPTLVTMEIPCELS; translated from the coding sequence ATGGTCGGCATGGGGAAGATGATCCGGGAATCGCTGCGTGCGGTGGGCCGCGGGCTGCTGGTGTGCTTCGCCTCGCTCGTGGGCTCGATCACGCTGTTCGTCGTCGCCGTCCTGTCCATCGCCTTCATCCCGCTGGGCGTCGGCCTGTTCACCACGCCCGCGATCCTGGCCGCCGTGCGCAGACACGCGAACCGGCGCAGGGCCTGGGCGGTGGAGTGGACAGGGCTGCGGATCCCCGATCCGTACGGACCGTTCCCGCCGGCTGCCGGAGGCGGGTTCGCCGGGCGGCTGAAACGCACGTGGCTGCTGATGAGGGACCCCGGTACGTGGCGTGATCTGCGCTGGCTCCTGGTGGACATGACCGCGGGGTGCCTCAGCGCCTTCGTCGCGCCCGTACTCCTCGGCTACGGACTGCAAGGATTCGTGCTCCTGGGCGGGTTGTGGCGGGTCTTCCGGCACGACCCCTACTGGTACGGGTTCCTGCCGGTCTCGACGCCGGTGTCGGCGCTGTGCGCGGCGGCGCTCGGGACGGTCCTCCTCGCCCTCATGGTCCGCTACGCACCCGCCGTGCTGCGGGGCCACTTCGTCCTCACACGGTCGATGCTCGACCCGGGCCGTGACGCGGCGCTGACCCGGCGCGTGGAGCGCCTGACCGAGACGCGGCACGACGCCGTGGACGCCTCGGCGAGCGAACTGCGCCGTATCGAGCGGGATCTGCACGACGGCGCGCAGGCCCGTCTCGTCGCCGTCGGGATGGACCTGGGCACCATCGAGGCCCTCATCGAGAAGGACCCGGCCAAGGCCAGGGAACTGATCGGGCAGGCCCGCCGCTCCTCCGCCGACGCGCTGACGGAGCTGCGCGACCTGGTGCGCGGCATCCATCCGCCGGTGCTCGCCGAGCGCGGTCTCGGCGACGCGGTACGGGCGCTGGCCCTGCGCATGCCGGTCGGGACGGAGGTCACGGTGGACCTGCCGGGACGTGCCCAGGCCCCGGTCGAGTCGGCGGCGTACTTCACTGTCAGCGAGGCCCTCGCCAACGCCGCGAAGTACTCGGGCGCGGACCGGATATGGATCGACATCTCCCACTCCGGGGGCATGCTGCGCGCGTCGGTCACCGACAACGGGCAGGGCGGTGCCACGATCGGAAAAGGCTCGGGACTGGGCGGACTTGAGCGCAGGCTCGGTACATTCGACGGCGTACTGGCCGTCAGCAGCCCCGCGGGCGGTCCCACGCTGGTGACCATGGAGATCCCTTGCGAGTTGTCCTAG
- the glnII gene encoding glutamine synthetase — translation MTFKAEYLWIDGTQPTAKLRSKTKVLRDGDQPPVWGFDGSSTNQALGHASDRVLKPVFTCPDPIRGGADVLVLCEVLDIDMTPHASNTRAPLTEVTARFAAQEPVFGIEQEYTFFKGSRPLGFPEGGFPAAQGGYYCGVGADEIFGRDIVEAHLDNCLRAGLGICGINAEVMPGQWEFQIGPLAPEAVADQMWIARWLLYRTAEDFGVSATLDPKPVKGDWNGAGAHTNFSTRAMREGYAPIITACEALGEGSKPLDHVKSYGAGIDERLTGLHETAPWNAYSYGVSDRGASVRIPWQVEQDGKGYIEDRRPNANVDPYVVTRLITDTCCTALEKAGQA, via the coding sequence GTGACGTTCAAGGCCGAGTACCTGTGGATCGACGGCACTCAGCCGACCGCGAAGCTCCGTTCGAAGACGAAGGTTTTGCGGGACGGAGACCAGCCGCCGGTCTGGGGATTCGACGGTTCGAGCACGAACCAGGCCCTGGGCCACGCCTCGGACCGGGTGCTCAAGCCGGTGTTCACCTGCCCGGACCCGATCCGGGGTGGCGCCGACGTCCTCGTCCTGTGCGAGGTCCTCGACATCGACATGACGCCCCACGCGTCCAACACGCGCGCGCCGCTGACCGAGGTGACCGCGCGTTTCGCCGCGCAGGAGCCCGTCTTCGGCATCGAGCAGGAGTACACGTTCTTCAAGGGCTCCCGTCCGCTCGGCTTCCCCGAGGGCGGCTTTCCCGCGGCCCAGGGCGGTTACTACTGCGGGGTGGGCGCGGACGAGATCTTCGGCCGGGACATCGTCGAGGCGCACCTCGACAACTGCCTGCGGGCCGGGCTCGGCATCTGCGGCATCAACGCGGAGGTCATGCCGGGGCAGTGGGAGTTCCAGATCGGCCCGCTGGCGCCGGAGGCGGTCGCGGACCAGATGTGGATCGCGCGCTGGCTGCTGTACCGCACGGCGGAGGACTTCGGGGTGTCGGCGACCCTCGACCCGAAGCCCGTGAAGGGCGACTGGAACGGTGCGGGCGCGCACACCAACTTCTCGACCCGTGCCATGCGGGAGGGGTACGCGCCGATCATCACCGCGTGCGAGGCGCTGGGCGAGGGCTCGAAGCCGCTCGACCACGTGAAGTCCTACGGCGCCGGCATCGACGAGCGCCTCACCGGCCTGCACGAGACCGCGCCGTGGAACGCGTACAGCTACGGCGTCTCGGACCGGGGCGCGTCGGTCCGCATCCCGTGGCAGGTCGAGCAGGACGGCAAGGGCTACATCGAGGACCGGCGGCCGAACGCGAACGTCGACCCGTACGTGGTGACCCGCCTGATCACGGACACCTGCTGCACCGCTCTGGAGAAGGCCGGACAGGCCTGA
- a CDS encoding Gfo/Idh/MocA family protein — translation MSKSRIGLFGTGPWAQMTHGPALAAHPGIELSGVWGRRPDAAASLADTLGTAAYSGDDGVDALIAASDAVAFALPPDIQAPLAVRAAAAGKHLLLDKPVATTVEGAREVVEAAERAGVFSTVFFTARFETITSRWIDEQAAAGDWFTAHAQWLGSLYSDGSDSPFAASPWRRDKGGLWDVGPHALSVLLPILGDVRDVTAVRTEPDLTHLVLRHASGASSTVSLSLSAPQAGAGNVFELSGRHGVQRMPEGTGSAQESFESAIDGLLEAVRTGRPHDVDVRFGARVTEILTDAERSIAAHA, via the coding sequence ATGAGTAAGTCACGCATCGGACTTTTCGGTACAGGACCGTGGGCCCAGATGACCCACGGCCCAGCGCTCGCCGCCCACCCCGGGATAGAGCTCAGCGGTGTCTGGGGGCGCCGCCCGGACGCCGCCGCCTCTCTCGCCGACACGCTCGGCACCGCCGCGTACTCGGGTGACGACGGTGTCGACGCGCTGATCGCCGCGAGCGACGCCGTCGCCTTCGCCCTGCCGCCGGACATCCAGGCGCCGCTGGCGGTCCGCGCGGCCGCGGCCGGCAAGCACCTGCTCCTCGACAAGCCGGTCGCCACGACGGTGGAGGGCGCGCGCGAGGTCGTGGAGGCGGCCGAGCGTGCGGGAGTCTTCTCCACCGTGTTCTTCACCGCACGCTTCGAGACGATCACGTCACGGTGGATCGACGAACAGGCCGCGGCCGGCGACTGGTTCACCGCGCACGCGCAGTGGCTCGGCTCGCTGTACTCCGACGGCTCGGACAGTCCGTTCGCCGCGTCCCCGTGGCGGCGCGACAAGGGGGGCCTGTGGGACGTCGGTCCGCACGCCCTGTCGGTGCTGCTGCCGATCCTCGGTGACGTGAGGGATGTGACGGCCGTACGCACGGAGCCCGACCTCACCCATCTGGTGTTGCGCCACGCGTCGGGTGCCTCCAGCACGGTGTCCCTCAGCCTGAGCGCCCCCCAGGCGGGCGCCGGCAACGTGTTCGAGCTCAGCGGCCGGCACGGCGTGCAGCGCATGCCCGAGGGCACGGGGAGCGCCCAGGAGTCGTTCGAGTCGGCGATCGACGGCCTGCTCGAAGCAGTACGGACCGGCAGGCCGCACGACGTGGACGTACGTTTCGGCGCACGGGTCACGGAGATCCTCACGGACGCCGAGCGCAGCATCGCGGCGCACGCGTAA
- a CDS encoding ArsR/SmtB family transcription factor has translation MRNAVHPGMDEVSVTDVMSALSDPIRMGIVRVLSDGVERGWSELRAPVAKSTLSHHLRVLRAAGLTRTREEGTRCFVVLRRQESQARFPGLLDAVITAADRDGVGGQVGLAR, from the coding sequence ATGAGGAATGCGGTGCACCCCGGCATGGACGAGGTGAGCGTCACCGACGTGATGTCCGCGCTCAGCGACCCCATCCGGATGGGGATCGTCCGAGTGCTGTCGGACGGCGTGGAGCGGGGTTGGAGCGAACTGCGGGCCCCGGTGGCCAAGTCGACGCTCAGCCACCATCTGCGTGTCCTGCGGGCGGCCGGTCTGACGCGTACCCGCGAGGAGGGCACCCGGTGCTTCGTCGTCCTGCGGCGCCAGGAGTCACAAGCGCGCTTTCCCGGCCTGCTGGACGCCGTCATCACGGCGGCGGACCGGGACGGCGTGGGCGGTCAGGTCGGGCTGGCCAGGTAG
- a CDS encoding GNAT family N-acetyltransferase, translating to MPGDEFSRPLVAAPIRTRRLTLRPLRIAHATEMARVLSDPALHLFIGGEPLSAEELRARYGRMLAGPDDPAVSWCNWVIELRERGDGGEPGTHPEPVEDGGPPVDDGEPSGEREPDGDGVRAGVEEGAGGGRLVGTVQATVTASKAGLHPGRTAELAWVIGSAWQGRGIATEAARGMAEWLEGRGVRTFVAHVAPGHVASATVARAVGLVRTGVMYDGEDRWERRPDGG from the coding sequence ATGCCGGGCGATGAGTTCAGCCGGCCGCTGGTCGCCGCGCCGATCCGGACCAGGAGGCTGACGCTCAGGCCGCTGCGGATCGCGCACGCGACGGAGATGGCGCGCGTGCTGTCGGACCCCGCCCTCCACCTGTTCATCGGCGGCGAGCCGTTGTCGGCCGAGGAACTGCGGGCGCGGTACGGGCGCATGCTGGCCGGGCCGGACGACCCGGCGGTGTCCTGGTGCAACTGGGTGATCGAGCTTCGTGAGCGAGGGGATGGCGGAGAGCCGGGCACTCACCCGGAGCCCGTCGAGGACGGCGGGCCGCCGGTCGATGACGGCGAGCCGAGCGGTGAACGGGAGCCGGACGGTGATGGCGTCCGCGCGGGCGTCGAGGAGGGGGCCGGCGGTGGGCGGCTGGTGGGCACGGTGCAGGCGACCGTCACCGCGTCGAAGGCGGGACTCCACCCGGGTCGCACGGCCGAGCTGGCGTGGGTGATCGGCAGCGCGTGGCAGGGGCGGGGCATCGCGACGGAGGCCGCCCGGGGGATGGCCGAGTGGCTGGAGGGCCGTGGCGTGCGCACCTTCGTCGCCCATGTGGCCCCGGGCCACGTCGCGTCGGCCACGGTCGCGCGCGCCGTCGGGCTCGTACGGACCGGTGTGATGTACGACGGAGAGGACCGGTGGGAGCGGCGTCCGGACGGCGGGTGA
- a CDS encoding SMI1/KNR4 family protein encodes MKIYNWRPFLDRWRADASAARDASGDEPVGPVREPGFPPADAARVGALEELLGAELPPSFRSFLAASDGWRPLGTEVALLGTADGSRWHEGAEPAELATGVADEDASGEQVPPARMWGRALQLAVGSDTTDVLLDPGDVDADGEWAAYLYRHRSGVAPERYASFLDLMQGLFRTAQRQWSDHLGAAYVSETTRELDTDTEDARLALLAGEDVDTWLPALSDAAEHGRPRARVLHAQVAALLDARPRSFAAVTAPGWMAGVASGWDDPLLVREFLPLAAWTRAGHAPDAAPDTLFARSLVTAAGEDGTDTGTGSGTGTEERVSVVTATLRAVRERTYRYEGAGGFGQAADAAREQARWGDTDGAWRTLAAALPQWEPYGEDQVAAVGLLADPVLGPLITPERGRLILETPTAGRRLGADAGAVTEDEGGGDPDGLTWLVDEDGQHPHGYRFLCVEGMGPAALADRLGGGPLPVPYGACDLSGARPAGDPAPVRLGHAGPGWGFAFDGAPTERFRPGRLAVPEEAASATGAGRALAVWVERDRGSDGPGGVFHFSAARDGRPAYGFTWRDGGFEQWGELPPGLDPRTLFPGAGVRTLDPDDEFEALLAIGTVFGISLPRFALTRGRLAATAPPAWLLPPAQDGPRLVEGQGHHAGR; translated from the coding sequence ATGAAGATCTACAACTGGCGTCCCTTCCTCGACCGGTGGCGCGCGGACGCGTCCGCGGCACGGGACGCCTCGGGGGATGAGCCGGTCGGTCCGGTGCGGGAGCCGGGGTTCCCGCCCGCCGACGCGGCGCGCGTCGGCGCGCTGGAGGAGCTGCTGGGCGCGGAGCTGCCGCCGAGCTTCCGCTCGTTCCTGGCCGCGAGCGACGGCTGGCGGCCGCTGGGCACAGAGGTCGCGCTGCTCGGCACGGCGGACGGCAGCAGGTGGCACGAGGGCGCGGAGCCTGCGGAGCTCGCCACGGGCGTCGCGGACGAGGACGCGTCCGGCGAGCAGGTCCCGCCGGCCCGGATGTGGGGGCGCGCGCTGCAGCTGGCGGTGGGATCGGACACGACGGACGTACTGCTCGATCCGGGGGACGTGGACGCGGACGGCGAGTGGGCCGCGTACCTGTACCGGCACCGCTCCGGCGTCGCCCCGGAGCGGTACGCGTCCTTCCTCGATCTGATGCAGGGGCTGTTCCGGACGGCCCAGCGACAGTGGAGCGACCACCTCGGTGCCGCCTATGTCTCGGAGACGACGCGTGAGCTCGACACGGACACGGAGGACGCCCGGCTCGCGCTGCTGGCCGGGGAGGACGTCGATACGTGGCTGCCCGCGCTGAGCGACGCGGCGGAGCACGGCAGGCCCCGGGCGCGGGTCCTGCACGCGCAAGTGGCTGCCCTGCTCGACGCGCGCCCCCGCTCCTTCGCCGCCGTCACGGCTCCGGGGTGGATGGCGGGCGTGGCATCGGGGTGGGACGACCCGCTGCTGGTCAGGGAGTTCCTGCCCCTGGCGGCGTGGACCCGGGCCGGACACGCCCCGGACGCCGCTCCGGACACCCTGTTCGCAAGGTCGCTGGTGACCGCTGCGGGCGAGGACGGCACGGACACCGGCACCGGCAGCGGCACCGGCACCGAGGAACGGGTCTCGGTGGTCACCGCGACGCTGAGGGCCGTGCGGGAGCGTACGTACCGCTACGAGGGGGCCGGCGGGTTCGGCCAGGCAGCGGACGCGGCCCGGGAACAGGCGCGCTGGGGCGACACGGACGGCGCCTGGCGCACGCTCGCGGCCGCCCTGCCGCAGTGGGAGCCGTACGGCGAGGACCAGGTGGCGGCGGTCGGCCTGCTCGCGGACCCGGTACTCGGCCCGCTGATCACGCCCGAGCGGGGTCGCCTCATCCTGGAGACGCCGACGGCGGGGAGACGCCTGGGGGCAGACGCGGGCGCGGTGACGGAAGACGAAGGCGGCGGGGACCCCGACGGGCTGACCTGGCTGGTGGACGAGGACGGGCAGCACCCCCACGGCTACCGCTTCCTGTGCGTCGAGGGAATGGGGCCCGCCGCGCTGGCCGACCGGTTGGGCGGCGGCCCGCTGCCCGTCCCGTACGGGGCCTGCGACCTGAGCGGGGCACGGCCGGCCGGGGACCCCGCCCCGGTCAGGCTGGGGCACGCGGGTCCGGGCTGGGGCTTCGCCTTTGACGGCGCGCCGACGGAGCGCTTCCGGCCCGGCCGGCTCGCTGTTCCCGAGGAGGCGGCCTCCGCGACCGGCGCCGGGCGGGCGCTTGCCGTCTGGGTGGAGCGGGACCGCGGGAGCGACGGTCCTGGTGGGGTCTTCCACTTCTCCGCCGCGCGCGACGGGCGGCCCGCGTACGGGTTCACCTGGCGCGACGGCGGGTTCGAGCAGTGGGGTGAGCTGCCCCCGGGACTCGACCCCCGGACACTGTTCCCGGGGGCGGGCGTCCGAACGCTCGACCCGGACGACGAGTTCGAGGCGCTCCTCGCCATAGGGACCGTGTTCGGGATATCACTGCCGCGCTTCGCGCTCACGCGGGGGCGACTGGCCGCGACCGCCCCGCCGGCCTGGCTGCTGCCGCCCGCGCAGGACGGGCCGCGCCTCGTGGAGGGTCAGGGTCACCATGCCGGGCGATGA
- a CDS encoding GNAT family N-acetyltransferase has protein sequence MAQRVTRGAGVAIRRATARDAKRLTALVTSSRAYEGPYASMIAGYRVGPDYIEAHQVFVAVEAAGTGEATTGGRILGFYALLLTPPEPELDLLFVADPAQGRGIGRRLVEHMKATARAAGADHVHVVSHPPAEGFYTSVGARRTGISRAHPPAVLWDRPELSIPTGP, from the coding sequence ATGGCACAACGCGTCACCCGCGGGGCGGGAGTCGCGATCCGGCGGGCGACCGCACGCGACGCGAAACGGCTCACCGCCCTGGTCACCTCGTCCCGTGCGTACGAGGGCCCGTACGCGTCGATGATCGCCGGGTACCGCGTGGGCCCCGACTACATCGAGGCACACCAGGTCTTCGTGGCGGTGGAGGCCGCCGGGACGGGAGAGGCGACCACGGGGGGCCGGATCCTCGGGTTCTACGCCCTGCTGCTCACACCCCCCGAGCCCGAACTCGACCTCCTCTTCGTCGCGGACCCGGCGCAGGGACGCGGGATCGGCCGCCGGCTCGTGGAGCACATGAAGGCGACGGCACGCGCCGCCGGCGCGGACCACGTCCACGTGGTGTCGCACCCCCCTGCGGAGGGCTTCTACACGAGCGTCGGCGCGAGGCGCACCGGCATCAGCAGGGCCCACCCGCCCGCGGTGCTGTGGGACCGCCCGGAACTGAGCATTCCGACGGGCCCCTGA
- a CDS encoding DUF3626 domain-containing protein, whose protein sequence is MDLPRLLAPADEEPGVRAVRHVASLARGGPLDPAWRVTLNFHPDRLARDGLSVLASIAGDGIYYAQFVTGTSNGGLTARPGGDRWRWESRIFDGAYDTARPDERPVHGALDFLESGAGGAPRFGSSYFRLTAATLARTTFCYPDSSTGPVDFGIVERGDRLVAKSVAEGRDPLDSHVEAQIHGPVRIGTDVEALVLDACYRGTPVEAAARHLPCPLVWHPGYRLPVRVLREHPEFRGREYVVLGVRIAREGVLDPGVVGEAARSGWYDPQAVKKVWHYVARFGAPQPPQPRDP, encoded by the coding sequence ATGGATCTGCCCAGACTCCTCGCGCCGGCCGACGAGGAGCCGGGAGTGCGCGCGGTCCGCCATGTCGCGTCCCTCGCACGGGGCGGGCCCCTCGATCCCGCGTGGCGGGTCACGCTGAACTTCCATCCCGACCGGCTCGCGCGTGACGGCCTGTCCGTGCTCGCGTCCATTGCCGGGGACGGCATCTACTACGCGCAGTTCGTCACCGGTACCAGCAACGGCGGCCTCACCGCCCGTCCGGGCGGCGACCGTTGGCGCTGGGAGAGCCGTATCTTCGACGGCGCCTACGACACGGCACGGCCCGACGAGCGGCCCGTCCACGGTGCGTTGGACTTCCTGGAGTCGGGTGCCGGGGGTGCCCCGCGCTTCGGTTCTTCGTACTTCCGGCTCACTGCCGCCACACTCGCCCGCACCACCTTCTGCTATCCGGACAGCTCGACCGGCCCGGTGGACTTCGGGATCGTGGAGCGCGGCGACCGGCTGGTGGCGAAGTCGGTGGCGGAGGGTCGCGACCCGCTCGACAGCCACGTCGAGGCGCAGATCCACGGCCCGGTGCGCATCGGCACCGACGTCGAGGCGCTGGTGCTCGACGCGTGCTACCGCGGTACGCCTGTCGAAGCGGCGGCGCGGCACCTGCCCTGCCCGCTCGTGTGGCACCCGGGCTACCGGCTGCCGGTGCGCGTGCTGCGGGAGCATCCGGAGTTCCGGGGCCGGGAGTACGTGGTCCTGGGAGTCAGGATCGCGCGGGAGGGTGTACTGGATCCGGGCGTCGTGGGTGAGGCGGCACGGTCGGGGTGGTATGACCCGCAGGCAGTGAAGAAGGTCTGGCACTACGTGGCACGCTTCGGCGCCCCGCAGCCCCCGCAGCCCCGTGACCCGTGA